The proteins below come from a single Chryseobacterium bernardetii genomic window:
- a CDS encoding SanA/YdcF family protein, which yields MRKTIKNIFKFFLLLLVAGIIFIAWANYSIKKESAAFVSYNIADVPQAKTTLLLGTGKTLNNGMPNAYFYNRIKAATDLYKSGKVQYIIVSGDNSSKDYNEPEDMQFALVQQGIPQNKIILDHAGFRTLDSVVRAKDIFGQTQLTIISQKFHNERAVFLAQKNGMQAFGYNAEDVNKYTGLKTNLREYLAKAKVYWDLIFGVEPKFGGEKIVIP from the coding sequence ATGAGAAAAACAATCAAAAATATTTTTAAATTTTTCCTGCTTCTTCTGGTTGCAGGAATTATTTTTATTGCCTGGGCAAATTACAGTATTAAAAAAGAAAGCGCAGCATTCGTATCTTACAATATTGCGGATGTACCTCAGGCGAAAACAACTTTACTCTTAGGAACCGGAAAAACATTAAATAACGGAATGCCTAATGCCTATTTCTATAACAGGATTAAAGCGGCTACTGATCTTTATAAAAGCGGAAAAGTTCAGTACATTATTGTAAGTGGCGATAACAGCAGCAAAGACTATAATGAACCGGAAGATATGCAGTTTGCCCTGGTACAACAAGGTATCCCACAGAACAAAATAATCCTGGATCATGCAGGATTCCGAACTTTGGATTCAGTAGTGAGGGCTAAAGATATTTTCGGACAAACTCAACTAACGATTATCTCCCAGAAGTTTCACAATGAAAGAGCGGTCTTCCTTGCTCAGAAAAATGGAATGCAAGCTTTTGGATATAATGCAGAAGATGTGAATAAATATACAGGTTTAAAGACCAATTTAAGGGAATATCTTGCCAAAGCGAAAGTGTATTGGGATCTGATCTTTGGAGTGGAACCTAAATTTGGTGGTGAGAAGATTGTCATTCCTTAA
- the trpS gene encoding tryptophan--tRNA ligase, with protein sequence MSRILTGIQATGTPHLGNLLGAIIPAIELSKQEGNESFLFIANLHTLTQIKDAQTLRQNTYEIAAAWLACGLDTEKTFFYRQSDIAETCELSWHLSCFFPYQRLTLAHSFKDKADRLQDVNAGLFTYPILMAADILLYDAEIVPVGKDQLQHLEIARDVASRFNNQMGEVFVLPQSELQEDTKYVPGTDGHKMSKSRGNIINIFLPEKELKKQVMSIESDSKSLEEPKDPETDKTFQIYELIATPEQTEELRAKYLAGNFGYGHAKKELLDLILVRFEKEREIFNYYMNNLDELEAKLQEGAAKTRPVALETLKRVRTSLGY encoded by the coding sequence ATGTCAAGAATTCTTACCGGCATTCAAGCCACCGGAACACCCCATCTTGGAAATTTATTAGGGGCTATTATTCCTGCTATCGAACTTTCCAAGCAGGAAGGAAATGAATCATTTTTATTTATTGCGAATCTTCATACGCTTACCCAGATTAAAGATGCGCAGACTTTAAGACAGAACACCTACGAGATTGCTGCGGCTTGGCTTGCTTGTGGATTAGATACCGAAAAAACATTTTTCTACAGACAAAGTGATATCGCTGAAACCTGTGAACTATCTTGGCATTTATCATGTTTTTTCCCTTATCAAAGATTAACATTGGCACATTCATTCAAGGATAAAGCAGACAGGCTTCAGGATGTAAATGCAGGTCTGTTTACCTACCCTATTTTAATGGCTGCTGATATTTTATTATATGATGCAGAAATTGTTCCTGTAGGAAAAGACCAGCTTCAGCATCTGGAGATTGCAAGAGACGTTGCTTCAAGGTTTAACAACCAGATGGGTGAAGTTTTTGTACTGCCACAATCTGAACTTCAGGAAGATACCAAGTATGTTCCGGGAACAGATGGCCATAAAATGTCAAAATCAAGAGGAAATATCATTAACATCTTTTTACCTGAGAAAGAATTGAAGAAGCAGGTGATGAGCATTGAATCTGATTCCAAATCTTTAGAAGAACCTAAGGACCCGGAAACTGATAAGACATTCCAGATTTATGAATTGATTGCTACCCCTGAGCAGACTGAGGAACTAAGAGCAAAATATTTGGCAGGTAACTTCGGATACGGACATGCTAAAAAAGAGCTTTTAGACCTTATTTTAGTGCGTTTTGAAAAGGAAAGAGAGATCTTTAATTATTATATGAACAACCTTGATGAGCTGGAAGCTAAGCTTCAGGAAGGTGCAGCAAAAACGAGGCCTGTTGCGCTGGAAACACTAAAAAGAGTAAGAACAAGTTTAGGATATTAA
- a CDS encoding sensor histidine kinase, which produces MMKVSLKYYTIKYLIMILLLIIAVWAGLFYAYILDEVHDNVDDGLKDRKIQIIKAVYLNPQLLKNHDFGFNEFKIMPITSAEYKNKSRLYNKMYYMEYDDKDQPYRVLEADFIDQYKNHQRLVIRTSTVEEDELIYDLTTALIVLYILLVISIVAVNGYLLNKAMHPFYQILDKLKKYQFGIPFSQTDQNYSIKEFEELNVEINEMVERNELVFYQQKQFIENASHELQTPLAIVINKIDLLIQNEDLDKKNLTFLTEVKNDLRRMVGLNKSLLMLSKIENSQFNAISEVNFNAMVNNLVQNYEDFIAFKNIEVNVIEKGVFKAGFNQDLADILLANLLKNAVKYNNEEGTLNIFIENNRIIFQNSGIQGPLDKSRIFNRFYKQSSDHTSTGLGLSIIKTIIKQYPGWDITYEFEDQMHYFILTK; this is translated from the coding sequence ATGATGAAGGTTTCATTAAAATATTATACGATAAAATATCTTATCATGATCCTGCTGCTGATTATAGCAGTCTGGGCGGGATTGTTTTATGCGTATATACTGGATGAGGTACATGATAATGTAGATGATGGATTGAAGGATAGAAAAATACAGATCATCAAAGCAGTATATCTTAACCCTCAGTTGCTGAAGAACCATGATTTCGGATTCAATGAATTTAAGATTATGCCAATAACTTCAGCAGAATACAAAAATAAAAGCAGGCTCTATAATAAGATGTATTATATGGAGTATGATGATAAAGACCAGCCTTATCGTGTATTGGAGGCAGATTTCATAGACCAGTATAAAAATCATCAGAGGCTTGTCATAAGAACATCCACGGTAGAAGAAGATGAACTGATTTATGATCTTACAACTGCTTTAATAGTTCTTTATATTCTTTTGGTGATCAGTATTGTGGCCGTTAATGGATACCTTCTGAATAAAGCAATGCATCCGTTCTATCAAATTCTTGATAAACTGAAGAAATATCAGTTTGGTATTCCTTTTTCCCAAACCGATCAAAACTATTCAATCAAAGAATTTGAAGAGCTGAATGTGGAAATCAATGAAATGGTAGAGCGTAATGAGCTTGTTTTCTACCAGCAGAAACAGTTTATTGAAAATGCTTCTCATGAGCTTCAGACACCGCTCGCTATCGTTATTAACAAAATAGACCTTCTGATTCAGAATGAGGATCTTGATAAAAAGAACCTTACCTTTCTTACAGAAGTTAAAAATGATCTGAGAAGAATGGTAGGGCTGAATAAATCTCTGCTCATGCTTTCCAAGATTGAGAACAGCCAGTTCAACGCCATATCAGAAGTTAATTTTAATGCAATGGTCAATAATCTTGTACAGAATTATGAAGACTTTATTGCTTTTAAAAATATAGAGGTTAATGTTATTGAAAAAGGGGTATTTAAAGCCGGGTTCAACCAGGATCTTGCGGATATCCTTCTAGCTAACCTGCTTAAAAATGCTGTTAAATATAATAATGAGGAAGGAACTTTAAATATTTTTATTGAGAATAACAGGATTATCTTTCAAAATAGCGGGATACAGGGACCGTTGGATAAATCCAGAATTTTTAACCGTTTTTATAAACAAAGCTCCGATCATACTTCCACAGGTTTAGGATTATCTATTATTAAAACAATTATCAAACAGTATCCTGGCTGGGATATTACTTATGAGTTTGAAGATCAGATGCATTATTTCATCCTTACTAAATAA
- a CDS encoding response regulator transcription factor, with translation MKILIVEDEPDLRDTVQKFLEAEHFIVEYADSYSSGLEKIISYEYDCILLDIMLPDGNGIDLLREIKKMHKKDPVIILSAKDSVDDKVTGLEIGADDYLAKPFHLAELMARIRSVIRRKNQDGENIIRYKNISIDPESRIVKVGSEELALNRKEYDLLYYFVIHPEKTLQKTTLAEAIWGDYIDQADSLDFIYSQIKNLRKKLKTLHAEADFQAVYGIGYKFV, from the coding sequence ATGAAGATTTTAATAGTAGAAGATGAACCGGACCTAAGGGATACTGTACAGAAATTTCTGGAGGCAGAACATTTTATTGTAGAATATGCTGATAGTTATAGTTCCGGACTGGAGAAGATTATTTCTTATGAATATGACTGTATTTTGCTGGATATTATGCTGCCGGATGGTAATGGTATAGATCTCTTACGGGAAATCAAGAAAATGCACAAAAAAGATCCTGTAATTATCCTTTCTGCAAAAGATTCCGTGGATGATAAGGTAACAGGACTGGAAATAGGAGCAGATGATTATTTAGCCAAGCCATTTCACCTCGCAGAATTAATGGCCCGAATAAGATCTGTAATAAGAAGAAAAAACCAGGATGGCGAGAATATTATCAGGTATAAAAATATCAGTATTGACCCGGAAAGCAGAATTGTAAAGGTAGGAAGCGAAGAACTTGCGCTTAACCGTAAAGAATATGACCTTTTATATTACTTCGTTATTCATCCGGAAAAAACATTACAGAAGACCACATTGGCAGAAGCGATATGGGGGGATTACATTGATCAGGCAGACAGCCTCGATTTCATTTATTCACAAATTAAAAATCTTCGTAAAAAATTGAAGACACTTCATGCAGAAGCTGACTTCCAGGCTGTTTACGGAATAGGCTATAAATTCGTATGA
- a CDS encoding PepSY-like domain-containing protein: protein MVNWSLINSSGRKVSSTKIRKNMVSFMTKHHPCSVIDSIETKYNAYKIHLMNGLCLIFDADGRYIKTN from the coding sequence ATGGTAAACTGGAGTTTGATAAACAGTAGTGGAAGAAAAGTTTCTTCCACTAAGATTAGAAAGAATATGGTGTCTTTTATGACCAAGCATCATCCGTGCAGTGTAATAGATTCTATTGAGACAAAGTATAATGCTTACAAGATTCATCTGATGAATGGTTTGTGCCTGATCTTTGATGCAGATGGAAGGTATATAAAAACAAATTAA
- a CDS encoding PepSY-like domain-containing protein, protein MKNVKKITTVFVLIFLLIGGLVSAQDRAINPNHLPKTAKTFLAGHFKGIPVSSAIEDREIYGVDEYKVYLNNGMKMEFDSNGNWKEVDGNHQKIPYGFIPASIKNYTSRNFPNTYIVKIEKKRWSYKAELSNGLELEFDRNGNFKKIDD, encoded by the coding sequence ATGAAAAATGTAAAGAAAATCACAACCGTATTTGTTTTAATTTTTTTACTGATTGGCGGCTTGGTTTCAGCACAGGACAGAGCGATTAATCCTAATCATTTGCCTAAGACTGCTAAAACATTCCTGGCAGGCCATTTTAAAGGAATTCCCGTTTCATCCGCTATTGAAGATAGAGAAATCTATGGCGTTGATGAATACAAGGTATATCTGAACAATGGGATGAAAATGGAATTTGACAGCAATGGAAACTGGAAAGAAGTAGATGGTAATCACCAAAAGATTCCTTATGGTTTTATTCCTGCCTCTATAAAAAATTACACCAGCAGAAATTTTCCGAATACCTATATCGTCAAGATAGAAAAGAAGAGATGGTCTTATAAAGCAGAATTGTCCAACGGACTGGAGCTGGAGTTCGACCGAAACGGGAACTTTAAAAAAATTGATGACTAA
- a CDS encoding YjjG family noncanonical pyrimidine nucleotidase, giving the protein MRMQHVFFDLDNTLWDHRRNAYLAIKELFETQEINSKYNIDFEDFHAVYHDINEELWEKIRDGIIGKEYLREHRFYDSFMHFGVDNKELSLYFEENFLDNIVSYNELVEGAEEVLEYLKSKNYKLHIISNGFQEVTERKCTLSGIAPYFETITSADAVGVRKPDPKIFEYSLGLSEAKKEESIMIGDDWIADALGGRDFGMDTIFFDVYKENKKETGLKSITHLQQIKEYL; this is encoded by the coding sequence ATGAGAATGCAGCACGTTTTTTTTGACCTGGACAATACGCTCTGGGATCATCGTAGAAATGCCTATCTAGCCATCAAAGAACTTTTTGAAACGCAGGAAATTAATTCAAAGTATAATATTGACTTTGAAGACTTTCATGCCGTTTACCATGATATCAACGAAGAATTATGGGAAAAAATAAGAGATGGAATTATAGGTAAAGAGTATTTGAGAGAACACCGTTTTTATGACTCCTTTATGCATTTTGGAGTAGATAATAAAGAACTTTCTCTTTATTTTGAAGAGAATTTTCTGGATAATATTGTCAGTTATAATGAGTTGGTGGAAGGGGCAGAAGAGGTCCTTGAATATTTGAAGTCGAAGAACTATAAGCTTCATATTATTTCCAATGGCTTTCAGGAAGTAACGGAAAGAAAATGTACCTTATCCGGAATTGCCCCTTATTTTGAAACCATTACCAGTGCAGATGCTGTAGGTGTTAGAAAGCCGGACCCTAAGATTTTTGAGTATTCCCTTGGTCTTTCTGAAGCGAAAAAAGAAGAAAGCATCATGATTGGTGATGATTGGATTGCCGATGCTCTGGGTGGAAGAGACTTCGGAATGGATACGATTTTCTTTGATGTGTATAAGGAAAACAAAAAAGAAACCGGACTAAAGTCTATCACTCATCTTCAACAGATTAAGGAATATTTATAA
- a CDS encoding RNA polymerase sigma factor: protein MKSKSDSLLISLYQKGDEGALSTLIHRHQRELFTFIFYKINDEDLANDIFQDTFMKIIVMLKEGRYNEEGKFILWAKRISHNLIIDHFRAKSKNIKVSETTFETDEYSIFDLIREPSENIEDQLVTNQIQEDLLKMLQFLPLNQQEVIKLRFFDGLSFKEIADHTDMSINTTLGRVRYALINLRKIMEENNIILTR, encoded by the coding sequence ATGAAATCAAAATCGGATAGTTTATTAATTTCGCTTTACCAGAAAGGTGATGAGGGCGCTCTATCAACCCTGATTCACCGTCATCAGAGAGAACTGTTTACATTCATTTTTTACAAAATTAATGATGAAGATCTAGCCAATGATATTTTTCAGGATACATTCATGAAAATCATTGTGATGCTAAAAGAAGGACGTTATAACGAAGAGGGTAAATTTATCCTTTGGGCAAAAAGAATCTCCCACAATCTTATCATTGATCATTTCAGGGCAAAATCCAAAAATATCAAAGTTTCAGAGACTACTTTTGAAACCGATGAGTATTCTATTTTTGATCTGATCAGAGAACCTTCTGAAAATATTGAAGATCAGCTGGTGACCAATCAGATTCAGGAAGATCTGCTGAAAATGCTTCAGTTTCTTCCGTTGAATCAACAGGAAGTCATTAAATTAAGATTTTTCGATGGGCTAAGTTTTAAGGAAATTGCCGATCATACCGATATGAGTATCAATACCACATTAGGCAGAGTAAGATATGCGCTGATAAACCTGAGAAAAATCATGGAAGAAAATAATATAATATTAACCAGATAG
- the metK gene encoding methionine adenosyltransferase — MSYLFTSESVSEGHPDKIADQISDALIDHFLAYDKNSKVACETLVTTGQVVLAGEVKSDAYLDVQTIAREVINGIGYTKGEYMFNGDSCGVISAIHEQSPDINQGVDRAVNDESFEAKANAQGAGDQGMMFGYATNETANYMPLALDLAHTILKELSAIRRENKEITYLRPDAKSQVTIEYSDDHKPIRIDSIVVSTQHDDFGSEEEMLGKIREDIKNILVPRVVAQQTEEIKALFNDQIKYHINPTGKFVIGGPHGDTGLTGRKIIVDTYGGKGAHGGGAFSGKDPSKVDRSAAYATRHIAKNLVAAGVADEVLVQVSYAIGVAEPCGLYINTYGTAKVDLHDGEIAKKVSTIFDLRPYAIEQNLKLRNPIYQETASYGHMGKEHYVADKTFNKGQKNEITLEGLEFFTWEKLDKVDEIKAAFGI; from the coding sequence ATGTCTTATTTATTTACATCTGAATCAGTTTCAGAAGGACATCCGGATAAAATTGCCGACCAAATCTCCGATGCGTTAATCGATCATTTCTTAGCATACGATAAAAATTCAAAAGTAGCATGTGAAACTCTTGTAACTACCGGACAGGTAGTATTGGCAGGAGAGGTAAAATCTGATGCTTACCTTGATGTTCAGACCATTGCCAGAGAAGTAATCAACGGAATCGGATATACAAAAGGTGAATATATGTTCAATGGAGATTCCTGTGGAGTAATCTCTGCAATCCATGAGCAGTCTCCGGATATCAACCAGGGGGTTGACAGAGCGGTAAATGATGAGTCATTTGAAGCGAAAGCAAATGCTCAGGGAGCTGGTGACCAGGGAATGATGTTCGGGTATGCTACCAATGAGACGGCTAATTATATGCCCCTTGCTTTGGATTTGGCGCACACAATCCTTAAAGAACTTTCTGCAATCAGAAGAGAAAATAAAGAGATCACTTACTTACGTCCTGATGCAAAAAGCCAGGTAACAATTGAGTATTCTGATGACCACAAGCCAATCAGAATTGATTCTATCGTAGTTTCTACTCAACATGATGATTTCGGATCAGAAGAAGAGATGCTGGGTAAGATCCGTGAAGATATCAAGAATATTCTGGTTCCCAGAGTGGTTGCTCAGCAGACTGAGGAGATTAAAGCGTTATTTAACGATCAGATTAAATATCACATCAACCCTACAGGTAAATTCGTAATTGGTGGCCCTCACGGAGATACAGGTCTTACAGGTAGAAAAATCATTGTTGATACTTACGGTGGTAAAGGTGCTCACGGTGGTGGTGCTTTCTCAGGAAAAGATCCTTCAAAAGTAGATAGAAGTGCTGCATATGCAACAAGACACATTGCTAAAAACCTTGTAGCAGCTGGCGTTGCTGATGAAGTTTTGGTACAGGTTTCTTACGCAATTGGAGTAGCTGAGCCTTGTGGATTGTACATCAATACTTACGGAACTGCGAAAGTGGATCTTCACGATGGTGAAATTGCTAAAAAAGTTTCCACAATCTTTGATTTAAGACCTTATGCTATTGAGCAGAACTTAAAATTAAGAAATCCTATCTATCAGGAAACAGCTTCTTACGGACACATGGGTAAAGAGCATTATGTTGCAGATAAAACCTTCAACAAAGGGCAGAAAAACGAGATCACGTTAGAAGGTCTTGAGTTCTTTACCTGGGAAAAACTAGATAAAGTAGACGAAATTAAAGCCGCTTTTGGTATTTAA
- a CDS encoding LysR substrate-binding domain-containing protein: MNIQQLEYLIAVDKYKHFGKAAQACFITQPTLSAMIQKFEDELDVKVFDRTTHPIRTTDVGLQIIDQAKVIIESVNELKNKANLLNNILGGTINLGIIPTVSSFILPTEIFKFLEENPKIQMNVKEMTTDNIIKALKAGELDAGIISTPYDTADEFYQDFLFNEELMIYSSNTEANKKNSYIIPEELNVEKVWLLEEGNCLRNQFENICHLKENTLKPKNLDFLASNIQTLVHMVDKVGGISILPELALSQLSEEQKKNVFRFKKPFPYREISIIYYKPTFKQKIIDELSHSIKNSLELKLNYHESPKEFVSIKPQ, from the coding sequence ATGAACATTCAGCAACTGGAGTATCTTATCGCCGTTGATAAGTATAAACATTTTGGAAAAGCAGCTCAGGCGTGCTTCATTACCCAGCCAACCTTAAGTGCCATGATACAGAAATTTGAGGATGAATTGGATGTGAAGGTTTTCGACAGAACTACACACCCGATCCGTACCACAGATGTAGGTCTTCAGATCATCGATCAGGCGAAGGTGATTATAGAATCTGTCAATGAGCTGAAAAACAAAGCGAACCTGCTGAATAACATTTTAGGGGGGACCATTAATCTTGGAATCATTCCTACGGTTTCATCATTTATCTTGCCTACCGAGATCTTTAAATTCCTTGAGGAAAACCCTAAGATCCAGATGAATGTAAAGGAAATGACGACAGATAATATTATTAAAGCTCTGAAAGCAGGAGAACTGGACGCGGGAATTATCTCTACTCCTTATGATACGGCTGATGAGTTTTACCAGGATTTCTTATTCAATGAGGAGTTAATGATCTACAGCTCCAATACAGAAGCGAATAAAAAGAACTCTTATATTATCCCTGAAGAACTGAATGTAGAAAAAGTATGGTTACTTGAAGAAGGGAATTGCCTTAGAAATCAGTTCGAAAACATCTGCCATCTGAAAGAGAACACTTTGAAACCTAAAAATTTAGATTTCTTAGCTTCCAATATCCAGACCCTGGTACATATGGTAGACAAAGTAGGTGGAATCAGTATTCTTCCGGAATTGGCATTAAGCCAGCTTTCTGAAGAACAGAAAAAGAATGTTTTCAGATTCAAGAAGCCCTTCCCATACAGAGAGATCAGTATTATTTATTATAAGCCGACCTTTAAGCAAAAGATTATCGACGAATTGTCACATTCTATCAAAAATTCTTTAGAACTTAAACTGAATTATCACGAAAGCCCAAAAGAATTTGTAAGCATAAAGCCTCAGTAA
- a CDS encoding catalase has translation MDSKKLTLSNGAPYFEHQDSQTVGPRGPVLLQDFVLQENLAHFVRERIPERIVHAKGSGAYGTFTVTHDISQYTKAKLFSKVGNSCRMFARFSTVGGEKGSADTARDPRGFALKFYTEDGNWDLVGNNTPVFFIKDAKKFPDFIHTQKRVPKTNLKSATMMWDFWSLNPESLHQVLILMSDRGTPYGYRHMHGFGSHTFSMINDKNERVWVKFHFKTKQGVKNFTDAEAVKMAGENPDFAQEDLCNAIENGDFPKWTMYIQVMTEEQAKDFRWNPFDVTKVWFHDDFPLIEVGEMELNEVPVNYFAHVEQSTFSPSSLINGISFSPDKMLQGRLFSYPDAHRYRVGVNSHQLEVNRCPFAVNNYQRDGYMADSSQYQDKPNYYPNSFDDITPDASYKNYEYELDSAHVANYNRNDNDSDHYTQPGLLYSKAMNAEDRDNLIQNIVGSMKGITGPKREEIINRQLCHFFRANIELGMKVASQLNINIDANMMNHSK, from the coding sequence ATGGATTCTAAAAAATTAACGTTAAGTAACGGCGCACCTTATTTTGAGCATCAGGATTCCCAGACGGTAGGACCAAGAGGCCCGGTATTGCTGCAAGACTTTGTTCTTCAGGAAAATCTTGCACACTTCGTTAGGGAAAGGATTCCTGAAAGAATTGTACATGCCAAAGGAAGCGGAGCGTACGGAACTTTTACCGTAACCCACGATATCAGCCAGTATACTAAGGCTAAATTATTCTCAAAAGTAGGAAACTCATGCAGAATGTTTGCCCGTTTCTCTACAGTAGGTGGGGAAAAAGGAAGTGCTGATACCGCAAGAGATCCGAGAGGATTTGCATTAAAATTTTATACTGAAGATGGAAATTGGGATCTTGTAGGAAATAACACTCCGGTATTCTTTATCAAAGATGCTAAAAAATTTCCGGATTTTATTCATACCCAAAAAAGAGTACCGAAAACCAATTTGAAAAGCGCTACGATGATGTGGGATTTCTGGAGTTTAAATCCGGAATCACTTCATCAGGTCCTTATACTGATGTCAGACAGAGGAACTCCGTATGGGTACAGGCATATGCATGGCTTTGGATCTCATACTTTCTCCATGATTAATGATAAAAATGAAAGAGTATGGGTGAAATTCCACTTCAAAACAAAACAGGGAGTGAAAAATTTTACGGACGCAGAAGCAGTAAAAATGGCAGGAGAGAATCCTGATTTTGCCCAGGAAGACCTCTGTAACGCTATTGAAAATGGTGACTTTCCGAAATGGACCATGTACATCCAGGTAATGACCGAAGAACAGGCTAAAGACTTCAGATGGAATCCTTTTGATGTTACAAAAGTTTGGTTCCATGATGATTTCCCACTTATTGAAGTAGGAGAAATGGAGTTAAATGAAGTTCCTGTTAACTATTTTGCTCATGTTGAGCAATCTACCTTCTCACCAAGCAGCCTCATCAATGGAATCAGCTTCTCTCCGGACAAGATGCTTCAGGGAAGATTATTTTCTTATCCGGATGCGCACCGATACAGAGTAGGTGTCAACTCTCATCAGCTGGAAGTGAACAGATGTCCTTTTGCCGTCAATAATTATCAGAGAGACGGTTATATGGCAGATTCGAGTCAGTATCAGGATAAACCGAATTATTACCCCAACAGTTTTGATGACATCACACCGGATGCTTCTTACAAAAACTATGAGTATGAATTAGACAGCGCCCATGTTGCCAATTATAACAGAAATGACAACGACAGTGATCATTATACCCAGCCAGGGCTTCTTTACTCAAAAGCAATGAATGCTGAAGACAGAGACAACCTGATCCAAAATATTGTAGGCAGTATGAAAGGAATCACAGGACCTAAGAGGGAAGAAATCATCAACAGGCAATTATGTCATTTTTTCCGTGCTAATATTGAGCTTGGCATGAAAGTGGCTTCACAACTAAATATCAATATTGATGCAAATATGATGAATCATTCCAAATAA
- a CDS encoding enoyl-CoA hydratase/isomerase family protein has translation MSYENILLKREDKLSIITINRPESLNALNAKTIQEISTALDELDSDPSCRVIILTGSGEKSFVAGADIKEFSDFGQEKAEELARNGQNTLFNKIENLSKPVIAAVNGFALGGGLELAMACHIRYASENARLGLPEVTLGLIPGYGGTQRLPKLVGKGIANEMIFSAKMIPAQKAKEIGLVNEVYPIEELLTKTKELANTIAHNSPMAISKAINAVNLSDTEKGFETEIKYFGELFEMDDKKEGVTAFLEKRKPNF, from the coding sequence ATGAGTTACGAGAATATATTATTAAAAAGAGAAGATAAATTATCTATCATTACCATAAACAGACCTGAGAGTTTAAATGCATTGAATGCAAAGACCATTCAGGAGATCAGTACAGCATTGGATGAACTTGATTCTGACCCTTCCTGCAGGGTAATTATCCTTACAGGCAGCGGAGAAAAATCATTTGTAGCTGGAGCTGACATCAAGGAATTCAGTGACTTCGGACAGGAAAAAGCTGAGGAACTTGCAAGAAACGGACAAAACACTTTGTTCAACAAAATTGAAAACCTATCCAAACCTGTCATTGCAGCCGTAAACGGTTTTGCATTAGGAGGTGGGTTAGAGCTTGCCATGGCATGCCATATCAGATATGCATCAGAAAACGCCAGATTAGGGCTTCCTGAAGTAACTCTGGGATTAATCCCGGGATACGGAGGAACTCAAAGGCTTCCAAAGCTTGTCGGGAAAGGTATTGCCAACGAAATGATCTTCTCTGCCAAAATGATCCCTGCCCAAAAAGCAAAAGAGATCGGGCTGGTAAATGAAGTATACCCTATTGAAGAATTATTAACCAAAACGAAAGAATTAGCGAATACTATTGCCCATAATTCACCTATGGCAATATCAAAGGCTATAAACGCCGTTAATTTATCTGACACGGAGAAAGGTTTTGAAACTGAAATTAAATATTTCGGGGAACTTTTCGAAATGGATGATAAGAAAGAAGGAGTAACTGCTTTCCTGGAGAAAAGAAAGCCGAACTTCTAA
- a CDS encoding deoxycytidylate deaminase: protein MNKFDKAYLKMAQEWAKLSYCKRKQVGALIVKDRMIISDGYNGTPMGFENCCEDEDGKTHWYVLHAEANAILKLAASTQSAKGATLYLTLSPCKECSKLILQAGITRLVYINEYSDDDGISFLRGHNIEIEQISDCELKK from the coding sequence ATGAATAAGTTTGATAAAGCTTATCTAAAAATGGCCCAGGAATGGGCAAAACTCTCCTACTGTAAGAGAAAACAGGTAGGAGCTCTTATCGTAAAAGATAGGATGATTATTTCAGATGGTTACAACGGAACTCCTATGGGATTCGAAAACTGCTGTGAAGATGAAGACGGAAAAACGCACTGGTATGTATTACATGCAGAAGCCAACGCTATATTAAAGCTGGCCGCTTCTACACAATCTGCAAAAGGAGCAACGTTATATCTGACATTGTCGCCCTGCAAGGAATGCAGTAAGCTGATCCTTCAGGCAGGTATTACAAGACTGGTGTATATTAATGAGTATTCAGATGACGATGGAATATCGTTCCTGAGAGGCCATAACATTGAAATAGAACAAATATCGGACTGTGAACTAAAAAAATAA